In Nothobranchius furzeri strain GRZ-AD chromosome 19, NfurGRZ-RIMD1, whole genome shotgun sequence, the following are encoded in one genomic region:
- the cfap300 gene encoding cilia- and flagella-associated protein 300, with protein MAAEGDEFTFARTFSFSPLPTKKFSFLQDKNTSALLMKWSMLGRISVHSYSFDNNFCPHSSERFALSFFRDPEVISSLRNMESRIPVPFDKPVVSVSVEHVPCTKTSMELFDPIYSCGVLRPSGDVVKCFSDVYTDCDELQLMLQDEESKHYHVVEIKERKEFLFRIFKHLRLGGELCQYEDHIDPYISTTKQIYKDLISVQKDADTKRICVVSTVLKVSAYDGSGRCFPGTPEQEQTFAYMIVDPFKRHVNLFSHFYGVGNFSP; from the exons ATGGCGGCGGAAGGAGATGAGTTTACGTTTGCTCGGACGTTTTCTTTTAGCCCTCTTCCCACGAAGAAGTTCAGTTTCCTGCAGGATAAAAACACTTCGGCGCTTTTAATGAAATG GTCCATGTTGGGGAGGATTTCAGTCCACTCTTACAGTTTTGACAATAACTTCTGTCCTCACAGCAGCGAAAGGTTTGCACTG AGTTTCTTCAGGGACCCTGAGGTGATTTCCAGTCTGAGAAACATGGAGTCCAGAATCCCGGTACCCTTTG acaaGCCGGTGGTGTCGGTCAGCGTGGAGCACGTGCCATGCACTAAGACCTCCATGGAGCTGTTTGATCCGATCTACTCCTGTGGAGTCCTGAGACCCTCTGGAGACGTGGTTAAATGTTTCAGCGACGTTTATACGGACTGCGACGAACTCCAGCTG ATGTTGCAGGACGAGGAATCGAAACATTATCACGTGGTCGAGATAAAAGAGCGCAAAGAGTTTCTGTTTCGCATTTTTAAGCATCTGCGCCTTGGAGGGGAATTGTGTCAATACGAGGACCACATCGACCCGTACATCAGCACCACTAAACAAATCTACAAAGACCTGATTAG TGTGCAGAAGGATGCTGACACAAAGCGGATCTGTGTTGTTTCCACCGTTCTCAAAGTGAGCGCTTAC GACGGATCTGGGCGATGCTTCCCCGGGACTCCAGAACAGGAGCAGACGTTTGCTTATATGATTGTGGATCCCTTTAAACGACACGTGAACTTATTCTCCCATTTCTACGGCGTGGGGAACTTCTCACCGTGA